The following DNA comes from Rhinolophus sinicus isolate RSC01 linkage group LG06, ASM3656204v1, whole genome shotgun sequence.
cacactccaaccaactgagccatctggaagctcagcggcagctcagctcaaggtgccgtgttcaatcttagtagcagggggcactgcccaccatcccttgcgggactcgaggaactgaactggcaaccttgtgggaatggcccatgtgggaatggaaccggcagccatccgagttaggagcatggagctctaactgcctgagccaccgggccagcccttttTGTAGTATTTTGATTAAGTGCttcatatatacaaaattattttccagggagaaaaaaattttgaaaaataatttctaaatatttagacTTATGTACATTGGCAGTTTATACAAACCTAAAGAAAGTATTGGAGAggataacaataaaataaaaagtctctcAAGAAAACATGAATGACTGTTCTAAAGCAATGCTGGAAAAAGGAACTGAAACTAATTTTTGTACTAACAAACTTTGTTTCATTCCCAGTATAATCCcttattcaagaagaaaatatatcagGAGGCTTGAAAATGCTATTTTACTTACTTGACAAAAAAATTCTACTTTGCATATTTGTGtaaacattttaagtgttttacttTAGGTTTTgcttttagtgtgtttttttacaTTGTATATGTAACATACAGAATTGGTTACAGTTAgctttttactatttgttttttgtaaattatttagatatttttagatTAAACATGGGTAAActataaaagataagaaaatgtgaaaattattaaACCAAAAGGTAAGATACAAAGTAAAATAGGAATTACCAAGCAGGGTAGATTTCCAACATGTtggaaagaacatgaaaaaaaatgtagatgagGGGGCACAGAGGTGGTTAAAACATACTTCCTAGCCATGGCCACTAGATGGCGCAACTATTTTGCAGGGCTTAAACTGAAAGCACGCAAAGTTTTAAGGAAAATCCTCAAAGAAACAGCTTTTTGCCTCTAGGAAGAACTGGAAATTTTCTGTGCTATTTGGGACTGTAGGAtgatgtgtgtgtgcttgttgttttatattttgctttgtttagtGTAAATGTTTTGAGCATGGATTTTCCCAAGATATTTTAGCCTCTTTAAGTCATCAGCATCCTGCAGGTGGCTAAGTAGTACTTGGGGTGATGGAGGTGATGATGATGGTATGTGTCTTCACAGTCCTAGAAATAACTTGATTCTATTATTGCCACAGAAACAACATATTATAAAAGTGAGATACTACAAGAAATATTCTATCCCCTAAATATTAGTAGCATGAAAAATACTAAACTTTTTATCTAATATAATGAGTACTTACTTGAATTAAGGGGCCAGGACTCCCAGTATTCACTACCTGCTTGAGTTCTGGGTGACTTGCCCCGAACCTGGGGAGCCACATAAAAATCACAAGAATTATGATAAATGAGAGAAGTTAACCAAGAAAGTAAATCATAAAAGTGTACCTAAAATATACTCATTTCTACTGCAGTATATAAAATTGGACATACTTATCCTAACAATAATAACGCACATTTATAAAAGGCTTTCTGGTTTCCTATGCATTTTCCCATGTATTTCCTCATCCAATGCCAAGCTCATTCACAGGGGTAGGGGAAGGGGAATGAGCAGTAAAGAGAGACCTAGGGGGTCAAGAACAACAGTTCCTTAGACAGTTATACAGTTGCTAGGAGCAAAAGTTATCATGAACTCCCTCCCTGGATTGTCACACCATGATGAAGAGTTAGTTCTGCCGGgaggaaaaccaaagagaaaagcaactgTAACCTTCAGCAGGGTCTCATCTTTTAGCACTGCATTCATCtaaattaaaatggattaaacCAAGCTTTCTGGGAAGCTTGCCTAGGAGAAACACCATAGAAAGAGGATTACCCTCCGTTCTTGTTTCTTCTGTGTCTCCATGACATGCAGGCGCTCCATGAGGCTGGAGATGCCCTGCTCCAAGCTGTCGATGGTGTGGTGCTGAGGGTCATGGCCACTGAAGCTGTTGCGCAGGCTGCGGAGGGCATCGCGAACAAGCTGCAGGTCACTGGTCTGTGGGCAAAGTGAGGTGCTGTTGGCATGGTGCCACGCCATGTTATGAACCATATCCCAACCCCTGGGCTTAGGAAGACACAGGGGAGAGGTTTCCAAGacagatcttttatttttgagAGAGGAGATGGGAAGTGTAGGAAACTTTCCTCCACAGAAGCGGGCCTACTGTTTGCCTACTAATTCTTAATTTTGGATAAGAAGTGCCTTACATCTTTCCACACCCACTAGGTGCAAGTATTCGGGCACTGGGATAGAAAACGTCTAGTCCACTGGCGATGGCTAAGGTACTCTTCTGCTTTTAGCTGGAGGTGGCAGGTGGTACTGAGTCCTGAGAACCTACCCCTCTGTGGGTGACTGAAACAGCTCCTTTTCCTGCCACTGGAGGGAGAAAACCATTGCTTTGAGAGTCGTGACTGTTGTAGTTGGTCACCTGTGGCAGCAAGAAGAAATGATGCTTGTTATGAGAGAATTCCAAACCCAGATGTCctgtcttattttccttctttacattTACCACGTCCTGACATagtataaaattatgtatttgtttcGCATCTCTCTATATTAGAATGTAAGCCTCGTGAGCGCAGAGATTTTATCCcttttgttcactactgtatcccCAGTACTTGACACTTGGTAGGCATTGTGGAATgtagaatgaagaaaatggaaacctCAGCCTGGaggccccatccccacccagctTCTGCCTGGCCACCGGAGGGCCTGAGAATGTTGCTCCAGCACTTCCTGTCTTTGcttcagtaattaaaaaataagaaaaatgactaaCATTTCTTGAGCTTCATTCTGTGCCGGGTAGATCTACCAGGACTGTGTTTAATTATTTACCTGGATTATCTTAGGTGTTCTTCATAATGACAGAGAGGGTCACTATTAATTCCACTTTCCAGATGAGCCTCATTTCTAATGCTCCGAAGCTCAGTAAATTAAGGTCACACAATTGTCAAAAGTGGTAAAGCTGGAATCTGAACCATTTTCTTATCCTGGAATCTGCATTCATAACCCCCCCACCAAATAGCCTCCTAACAAACCAACCTGTGGCCTTGGTTCAGCCCTGAGTCAGAAACAGAATCTCCCTCTTTGCCCTTGTAAATGTGGGAGGGAGACCCCGAGCTGTTACCTCATCTGCCTCTCTTTTCACACAGTGAGTCAAAAGGACATCTTTGTGTTCTAGCTCCTGCTCCAGATCCACCTGCAAATCAGAGACTAAATCAGACAAGGATTTCTTggggtagccagttagctcagttggttagagcatggtgctaataacaccaaagttgccggttcgatccccacatgggccactgtgaggggcaccctccttaaaaaaaaaagaaaaaagaaaaaaaaagataaagaaaggagaaaaagatttcTTCAGGTTAGAGGGGCAGGACAGTCAGTGGTTAAAATGTTCCCACCTGCTGGTAACTGGCCTCAGAGAGTTTCCGGAGTGCTTCTTCCATCTTGGCCTGGTGCTGCTGAAGGAGGCGATCCTTCTGCCCCAGCTCTTTCTGCAACAGAGAGAGAGCTTTCAGATGTATGGCAAATCCAAGGACATTGAACAGTTCACCCTTTGTGACGCAGTTTCCACCTGAGGGAAAGTAGAGCCTCGGGGAAACGGTCCTTTCCTCAAGCGACACCCAGAAGACATCACACACCATGGTAGTCTTGCCCAGTGCAAAAGATTCTTGGGAGGGCAAAGGATTCTTGGGAGGGTAAGGAGAAAGGGAATTACTGTTTGCAGGAGGACCACTACATGCAATCCATGCTAGTTAGAGATAAAGGTTAAGACTGAACTGAAGCTTCCAGGCTCTTAGTTCTGTGTTCCTTCTCCTAGCCATGTTCTCTACCTTCAGGGTTAGTGAATCAGGGGAACACAGAGAAGGATTTCCTTGCTGAAAGCAATTGAGAAGAGTATTTAAGTGCTCTTTGAAACAGCAGCAATGGGCTGTTCATAAAAGGTTAGACGGAAATCATTTCCACACTGATGCTCATTCTTACTTTATATTCCCCTAAGAGTCGGTTCCTCTCATCTAGCTTCCTCTGCAGGTCCACCTGCAAGAAGGATAAGAAAGAATTAACTAGCATGGAGGTATTGTCTGCTGACCCTAGTAGAAAATTAGCTATTTAGTAACCAGAATTCATGTTAGCAGGTACAGTATACAGCCCAGAGAGGGAACGGCTATGGTAAAAACACACAGCTGCTCTCCATGTCTTTAGTGCAATATTCAGCAGTGTCCTCAAAGCTGAAAGGTCGAGGCCAGTGTGGTGTGGGCTTTCACCTAGGAATAGAGATGAGTCTGACTCTGTTCCTAGGTGAAACAGtctgaataaaataattgcaGACACTGAGAGCCGATATCCTGGAATTAAGATAAGAGATTAGGATGGCAGATTTAACAGGGTAGTATCCTATTTTGCTACTGGGACACAATGAGGTCagagttcattcatttaactcaCATTCTGGTTGTGCAGCTCATCTTTGTCCATATTTGCCCTCAATAGTTCTTGTTTGAGCTGAAGAACAGATGTGTCCTGCTGAGTCAACCTCTGCTGCAAGGCATCCTGGGTAAAAAGCATACTAATTATTGAGGGTCCAATTAATCAATCAGCCAGTTATTACTAAAAGTTATTAAACCCCTCAATGCGTATTCAGCATTAATTCTGGCAAACTGGGAGACAAAAGGAACACAGGGTCTTGCCAGGAGGTAAGCAGGGTTTTCTTGTCCCCTTCAAGGACACTAACATCTAAGAGGAGGTATGCTCATGTAGTACAATAGCGTGTTGTCTTTTTAATGAACATGTGCCAGCCAACATCCAATTTCTCTTATTACAATTAGATTTCTTGTAGCTGTTTATGTTATTATGGAGAACAAAACATACTGAcatatttttctgacttttccCTTAAAGCAGAAAGCCTGTTTTTGCTTTGGTTGTAAAGAAGAGGGAATACATGATAAAGGAACTGGTTTGATTTCTCTTTCATTGTATGCTGCTTCTGAACATCTAATTGTTTCTAGTTGTCTAAATAAAATGCCTCTAAAACTAAACAATGTTTGCTTCTTGGGAAGAATTGATAGATTGGAGTTTTGTAAATGGAAATCACCAGTAAGTTTTTCTGTATAATGACTATATCAAAACACAATCTGATCAAACAatctgtatgaaaaaaaaaaaaaagcatcgaAAGGGAAATCCTATCTACTGTTCTACCAAGTTGACTGAAATCTGATTTTTCCCCGACCTATTTCTCACCACTACCCTCTACCTTACTCCTGACGGTATAATATAGTAGAGAGAGACCTTTGGGATCAGACAAACTTAGATTCAAATTACAAGTCTACCATTTACTTTCATGACAATGcactttccttcctcccaccctaGCTTTCTTACCTATCTTTTGGGCATATAAATGCTCAATCTACCTCTCTGCCAACTCCCCATTTCCTAGGGGGCTGGGCCCTATCTCTGCCTGACACCCTGTTCTTATAAAATCCCTGAAATCACCCCCACTCTGCCTTCCAGAGCCCTGCTTCTGCCCTTCTGCCACTGGCTTCCATGCCTTGTCTGGAAGCACCAGGAGTCATAACTACCAGATATGAGCCTCAGCACAACAAAAGTACATTCCTCACCATGTCTCCCTTCCCATCCACAAAGCCCCCCTTTACCCACAGCACAAAGCCGGTGAAGAGCCCGCAAGAACAGACTATAGGACCCACTAGCCTCCCTCTCACCAGTAGACTACTTTACCTTGTAGACAGTTTACTTAAACagttaaatgtcttcctttttacCTTTATCCCTTGTAAGTTTCTGGCTTCCTGTTTACATTTCAGCAGCTCCTTCTGCAAACCAAATATAGTTAGATCAGGTACTAGCATCTGGGCTGCTTCAGAATCATTACCTCACTCTGTCAGTAAAAACACAGAACTCAGATAAAATATTCCATGAAAAATTAACAATCTACTGAGGCAGAAAACAGGTCTTGTCTGGTAAACAGTAAAGGCTGacccatagaaacaaaaacacGACTCGTTCTGTTTTGCCCTGTGGCACCCAGACTCAACTGCCCACGTACAGAAGAGTCTTGCCAAGAAAGAAGATACTATACATTCCCATAGGCTCTCCTTCCTGTATTTAGCAATGTTCACTGACAGAAAAACTTAATCATAATTATCTAAATCCCTATCACTGAAATACATAATCATATCTTAATATGCCTACCCTCGATGTCATTAAGTTATCTTAGATTTAAATGTTCGACAAAGGGTTACAGTGCTTCTGATGCTCTGAGAGGCTATTGTTCTTTATGAaccaaagaaaaacacatttagcCAATAATGAAATACTAATTAACCCTCCCTTACAATGgattaaatatatgtacatgaTTGTCACCAGGAAAGAGATTTTAGAAGAGAACACCCATAACTTGGAAcccattctcttcttttcctaTTGCATCATATCAAGAGTTTGGaattaacatatattaaatgGGGATTTAACTTGGCAGCTACAGGTTGGCTAATAAAACTTCAAgtcagtgagtgtgtgtgcatgaacTCATGCATATTTCTGGGGAGACGGTTAATAGTTTTAGCAATATACTTATGACTACACAGAAGTTAAAACCCACTGACCTAAAAGAATTCTGGGAagtagtcattaaaaatgatcatattagactatagttaataatgctgtactgtatatatgaaagttgctaggagagtagatcttaaaagctctcatcagaagaaaaacattataaCTATGTGCAGTGATGGGTGTTAAGTAGACTTATTGTGGGgaccatttcacaatatatacatatactgaaTCAATGTTTTACACCTacaactaatataatgttatatgtcaagtaCAAAAAATGAACCATACTGATATTAGATCCATTTTTAAtcctaattaaaaaagaaaacaatgaaacattttaaacatacagaaaggTATGACCAATAATGACTTAGACACCTACTACTCACCACCGAGGTTAAAAACATACTACCTTTTTGTCATATTTAGGACGTATCTCTCTCTTTCAATTAAAGACATAATACATATACAACTAAAGTCCTGAGTCTGCatcccttttcctctcccccttGCTGTCCCAAAGTTGATGTGTCACAttcccattattttttcaaagggTAAAATGTACATGTCCTGACATACCTTTAGGTCCTGATTCTCCTCCATACTCTGATCCAGCCGACTTTGGATTATAATCTGAATATAAGGCACAAAGAGATGGTTATGTACCTATGCTATAAAACTCAGAggtcattccttcaacaaatatttattgagcacttactagaCACTAGCCCCCTACTGTGGAtacaaagaagaacaagaaacaaacagTTCTTGCCCTCTAATGGAAGCATATGCCCAGGGTGGTACAGGTAAATTAATATGGATAGTTTAGAATGATTGTGTGTATGTTGGGTGCAGGGGGTTGGGCAAACGAAAAGTGAAATGGCAAGGGATGAAGCTGGAGAGAAAAATAGGGGCCGGGTCATGAAAGGCCAGTGAGGGCAATGGGGAATCAATGAGAAGTTTTAGgcaaagggatgaaaaaatgAAGTTTGCCTTGAAGGTGGATTGTTCTTGctgttttatagaaaatgaattaGAGGACAGGAGAGGAATCAGGAAAGCAAGTTAGAAGGCCACTAGCATACTAAATGGAGGCCTGAATTA
Coding sequences within:
- the DIXDC1 gene encoding dixin isoform X7; translation: MGGTQVKCLTSPSPIHSAKSESIITQSEEKADFVIIPSEGIENRTEETDSPLSRDWRPGSPGTYLETSWEEQLLEQQEHLEKEMEEAKKMISGLQALLLNGSLPEDEQERPLALCEPGVNPEEQLIIIQSRLDQSMEENQDLKKELLKCKQEARNLQGIKDALQQRLTQQDTSVLQLKQELLRANMDKDELHNQNVDLQRKLDERNRLLGEYKKELGQKDRLLQQHQAKMEEALRKLSEASYQQVDLEQELEHKDVLLTHCVKREADEVTNYNSHDSQSNGFLPPVAGKGAVSVTHRGTSDLQLVRDALRSLRNSFSGHDPQHHTIDSLEQGISSLMERLHVMETQKKQERRVRGKSPRTQAGSEYWESWPLNSKLPHSQSSPTVSSACTKVLYFTDRSLTPFMVNIPKRLGEVTLKDFKAAIDREGNHRYHFKALDPEFGTVKEEVFHDDDAIPGWEGKIVAWVEEDHGEN